Proteins encoded together in one Helicobacter pylori window:
- a CDS encoding diaminopimelate epimerase — MVFYKYSGSGNDFLIAQSFKKKDFSNLAQQVCHRHEGFGADGLVVVLPSKDYDYEWDFYNSDGSKAGMCGNASRCVGLFAYQHNIAPKEHVFLAGKREISIRIEEPNIVESNLGNYEILDTIPNLRCKKFFTNNSVLENIPMFYLINTGVPHLVGFVKNKEWLNSLNTLELRALRHEFNANINIAFIENKETIFLQTYERGVEDFTLACGTGMAAVFIAARIFYNTPKKATLIPKSNESLELSLKNDGIFYKGAVRYIGMSVLGMRVFENGCF, encoded by the coding sequence ATGGTGTTTTACAAATATTCAGGGAGCGGGAATGATTTTTTAATCGCTCAAAGTTTCAAAAAAAAAGATTTTTCCAATTTAGCCCAACAGGTGTGCCATAGGCATGAGGGTTTTGGGGCTGATGGGCTTGTGGTCGTCTTACCAAGTAAAGATTATGACTACGAATGGGATTTTTACAATTCAGACGGCTCTAAAGCTGGCATGTGTGGGAATGCGAGCCGTTGCGTGGGGTTATTTGCCTACCAGCATAATATAGCCCCTAAAGAGCATGTTTTTTTAGCCGGAAAAAGAGAGATTTCTATCCGTATAGAAGAACCCAACATCGTAGAGAGCAATCTCGGTAACTACGAAATCCTAGACACCATACCCAATTTAAGATGCAAAAAATTTTTTACTAATAACAGCGTTTTAGAAAATATCCCTATGTTCTATCTCATCAATACAGGAGTGCCGCATTTAGTGGGGTTTGTGAAAAATAAAGAGTGGTTAAATTCCCTTAACACGCTGGAATTAAGGGCTTTAAGGCATGAATTTAACGCTAACATTAATATCGCTTTTATAGAAAATAAAGAGACGATTTTTTTACAAACTTATGAAAGAGGGGTTGAAGATTTCACGCTAGCTTGCGGGACAGGCATGGCAGCGGTTTTTATCGCCGCACGCATTTTTTATAACACGCCTAAAAAAGCCACTCTCATCCCTAAAAGTAACGAATCTTTAGAGCTTTCTTTAAAAAATGATGGAATTTTTTATAAAGGCGCGGTTCGTTATATTGGCATGAGTGTTTTAGGCATGAGGGTTTTTGAAAATGGGTGTTTTTGA
- a CDS encoding AI-2E family transporter codes for MKAQYFFWILFLIGFYWMIYLYQDFLMDALIAGLLCVGFFQVKVFLDKRFFNVVSSFLCVLILASVLIVPLYFIVYKSSNIIFEINFEKFSALIKWLKGTITENLSHFPAIHDGVSKFLENFSAASITGYLLKISSYVGRYSLKLITDALFILGLLFFFFYYGERFYRYFLGVLPLGMNQSKKIFEEVAGILRIVLLTSLITVILEGVAFGVMIVWFGHDGWSLGILYGLASLVPAVGGALIWIPIAIYELYHGNVNEAIFIALYSILLISVLIDSVIKPILIVFIKKRIFKTTLKINEMLIFFSMIAGISQFGFWGIIVGPTITAFFIALLRLYENYFIQNDQKACE; via the coding sequence ATGAAAGCTCAGTATTTCTTTTGGATTCTTTTTTTGATTGGTTTTTATTGGATGATCTATTTGTATCAAGATTTTTTAATGGATGCATTGATCGCTGGGCTTTTGTGCGTGGGGTTTTTTCAAGTGAAAGTTTTTTTAGATAAGCGTTTTTTCAATGTTGTCAGTTCGTTTTTATGCGTTTTAATTTTAGCGAGCGTTTTGATCGTGCCGTTATATTTTATTGTTTATAAAAGTTCTAATATCATTTTTGAAATCAATTTTGAAAAATTTTCAGCCCTAATCAAATGGCTTAAGGGGACAATCACCGAAAATTTGTCGCATTTTCCTGCCATTCATGATGGAGTGAGCAAGTTTTTAGAAAATTTTAGCGCCGCTTCCATCACGGGTTATTTGTTGAAAATAAGCAGCTATGTGGGAAGATACAGCTTGAAACTCATTACAGACGCTTTGTTTATCTTGGGGCTGTTGTTTTTCTTTTTTTATTACGGGGAGAGATTTTATCGTTATTTTTTAGGGGTCTTGCCTCTTGGAATGAATCAAAGCAAAAAGATTTTTGAAGAAGTGGCTGGGATTTTACGCATCGTGCTTTTAACTTCTCTCATCACGGTTATTTTAGAGGGCGTGGCGTTTGGGGTGATGATCGTATGGTTTGGGCATGACGGCTGGTCTTTAGGGATTTTATACGGCCTAGCGTCTTTGGTGCCGGCTGTTGGGGGGGCTTTGATTTGGATCCCTATAGCGATTTATGAGCTTTATCATGGGAATGTGAATGAGGCTATTTTTATCGCTTTGTATTCCATTTTATTGATTAGCGTGTTGATTGATAGCGTGATCAAGCCAATTTTAATCGTCTTCATCAAAAAAAGAATCTTTAAAACCACCCTTAAAATCAATGAAATGTTGATTTTCTTTTCTATGATTGCTGGGATTTCACAATTTGGTTTTTGGGGGATCATTGTAGGGCCTACTATCACGGCGTTTTTTATTGCGTTATTGCGATTGTATGAAAATTACTTTATCCAAAACGATCAAAAAGCATGCGAATGA
- a CDS encoding radical SAM/SPASM domain-containing protein codes for MPLELFEKVCKEVAPLTQMITLHVLGDPCKLKNLNRYLSTAKRFSLKVDLVTSGVYLHDFETLLQDVIYQISISLDAGLDNHNKINQHRYIQKILEFCHYKFEKNSEVFLNLRIQDSTLDKHQNLIKPFLESFECVSLEGLKSQGRVRLFKKSFLNIQKTFKWPNLNAPNPLNQESKIPYCYGLIKQVAILSNGVVVPCCMDTQAHINLGDLNHTPLKDVLKSQKAMAIKTHFLKGETLELLCKNCSYPLIRYKK; via the coding sequence ATGCCTTTAGAATTATTTGAAAAAGTTTGTAAAGAAGTGGCCCCCTTAACCCAAATGATCACCTTGCATGTCTTAGGCGATCCTTGCAAGCTCAAAAATTTAAACCGCTATTTAAGCACCGCTAAACGCTTTTCTTTGAAAGTGGATTTGGTTACTAGCGGGGTGTATTTGCACGATTTTGAGACGCTTTTACAAGATGTGATCTATCAAATCTCTATTTCTTTAGACGCGGGGCTAGACAATCATAACAAAATCAACCAGCACCGCTATATCCAAAAAATTTTAGAATTTTGCCACTATAAATTTGAAAAAAATAGCGAAGTGTTTTTGAATTTACGCATTCAAGACAGCACCCTTGACAAACACCAGAATTTGATCAAGCCTTTTTTAGAAAGCTTTGAATGCGTTTCTTTAGAGGGTTTAAAATCGCAAGGCCGCGTTCGTTTGTTTAAAAAAAGTTTTTTGAATATCCAAAAGACCTTTAAATGGCCGAATTTGAACGCCCCAAATCCTTTAAACCAAGAATCAAAAATCCCCTATTGTTACGGCTTGATCAAGCAAGTCGCTATTTTATCTAATGGCGTTGTCGTGCCGTGCTGCATGGACACGCAAGCTCATATCAACCTTGGCGATTTAAACCATACGCCCTTAAAAGATGTTTTAAAGAGTCAAAAAGCTATGGCCATCAAAACCCATTTTTTAAAGGGCGAAACACTAGAACTTTTATGCAAAAACTGTTCCTACCCTCTCATTCGTTATAAAAAATAA
- the ychF gene encoding redox-regulated ATPase YchF, whose protein sequence is MGLSVGIVGLPNVGKSSTFNALTKTQNAESANYPFCTIEPNKAIVNVPDRRLDALAQIVKPERILHSVVEFVDIAGLIKGASKGEGLGNQFLANIKECEVILQVVRCFEDDNITHVNDKIDPLNDIETIELELILADIATLDKRIDRLQKALKSSKDAKNLLECALSLKTHLEELKPAKTFPLNTSEAFLELDKELRFLSHKKMIYVANVGEEDLSALNEHAKKVKNHAKAQNSEFVALCAKLEEEMVSMSGDEVKEFLQSLGVEESGLEKTIRLSFKELGLINYFTAGVKEVRSWTIKKGSSAPMAAGVIHKDFEKGFIRAETISYDDFIAYNGEAGAKEKGALRIEGKDYIVQDGDVLHFRFNV, encoded by the coding sequence ATGGGCTTGTCTGTAGGCATTGTGGGTTTGCCTAATGTGGGCAAATCCAGCACCTTTAACGCGCTCACTAAAACCCAAAACGCAGAGAGCGCGAACTACCCTTTTTGCACCATTGAACCCAATAAAGCCATTGTGAATGTGCCTGATAGGCGGCTTGATGCGTTGGCTCAAATCGTAAAGCCTGAACGCATTTTGCATTCTGTGGTGGAATTTGTGGATATTGCCGGATTGATTAAGGGAGCGAGCAAGGGGGAGGGTTTAGGCAATCAGTTTTTAGCCAATATCAAGGAATGCGAAGTGATCTTGCAAGTGGTGCGCTGTTTTGAAGATGACAATATCACGCATGTGAACGATAAAATTGATCCCCTAAATGATATAGAGACCATTGAATTGGAGTTGATTTTAGCGGATATTGCCACTTTAGACAAAAGGATCGATCGCTTGCAAAAAGCCCTAAAAAGCTCAAAAGACGCTAAAAATCTTTTAGAATGTGCTTTGAGTTTAAAAACGCATTTAGAAGAATTAAAGCCGGCGAAAACTTTTCCCTTGAATACAAGCGAGGCTTTTTTAGAATTGGACAAGGAATTGCGTTTTTTATCTCATAAAAAAATGATCTATGTCGCTAATGTGGGCGAAGAAGATTTAAGTGCTCTCAATGAGCATGCCAAAAAAGTCAAAAACCATGCGAAAGCCCAAAATAGCGAGTTTGTTGCCTTGTGCGCTAAATTGGAAGAAGAAATGGTTTCTATGAGTGGAGATGAAGTCAAAGAATTTTTGCAAAGTTTGGGCGTAGAAGAAAGCGGGCTAGAAAAAACCATTCGTTTGAGTTTTAAGGAATTAGGCTTGATCAATTATTTTACCGCTGGAGTCAAGGAAGTGCGATCATGGACGATTAAAAAAGGCTCTAGTGCGCCTATGGCTGCTGGGGTGATCCATAAGGATTTTGAAAAAGGCTTTATCAGAGCTGAAACCATCAGTTATGATGACTTTATCGCTTATAATGGCGAAGCCGGCGCGAAAGAAAAGGGAGCGTTACGCATTGAAGGTAAGGATTATATCGTTCAAGATGGCGATGTGTTGCATTTTCGCTTCAATGTCTAG